A single genomic interval of Juglans regia cultivar Chandler chromosome 1, Walnut 2.0, whole genome shotgun sequence harbors:
- the LOC108979365 gene encoding subtilisin-like protease SBT6.1 isoform X1, with amino-acid sequence MIRRQTSAFTSFSLSFLFLLVSLSLLHFKPSLLPSQPLTLSPSQPNSTLPQTPPPRNNYIVRFLQYKPAEEHRDYLESSVRSDGWEWIDRKNPSSKYPTDFGLVSIQEIARERVIGEIRKLGLVKDVNMDLTYRRGLLEQKRKGKAGAGGRDRVGAFVDGKKRPGKIFTAMSFSEGDGEGEYYSAISNSSIRWGRHFLMQKSQVTSLFGAEVLWSKGYTGAKVKMAIFDTGIRANHPHFRNIKERTNWTNEDTLNDNLGHGTFVAGVIAGGDAECLGFAPDTEIYAFRVFTDAQVSYTSWFLDAFNYAMATNMDVLNLSIGGPDYLDLPFVEKVWEITANNIIMVSAIGNDGPLYGTLNNPADQSDVIGVGGIDYNDHIASFSSRGMSTWEIPHGYGRVKPDVVAYGREIMGSKISTGCKSLSGTSVASPVVAGVVCLLVSVIPESRQKDILNPASMKQALVEGAAKLSGPNMYEQGAGRVDLLESFEILKNYQPRASIFPGVLDYTDCPYSWPFCRQPLYAGAMPVIFNATILNGMGVIGYVESPPTWHPSNEEGNLLSIHFTYSEVIWPWTGYLALHMQIKEEGSQFSGEIEGNVTLQVYSPPARGENRPRISTCVLHLKLKVVPTPARSKRVLWDQFHSIKYPPGYIPRDSLDVRNDILDWHGDHLHTNFHIMFNMLRDAGYFVETLGSPLTCFDARQYGTLLLVDLEDEYFEEEIEKLRDDVISTGLGLAVFAEWYNVETMVKMRFFDDNTRSWWTPVTGGANIPALNDLLAPFGIAFGDKILNGDFSIDGEQSRYASGTDIVRFPAGGFVHSFPFLDSSESGATQNVLLTSGMTKADSPILGLLGVGDGRVAVYGDSNCLDSSHMVTNCYWLLRKILDYTSGNIRDPVLFSDSVKRDTRLHVEDNQLPLRRTDVNFSTYSAVVGKELICRSDSRYEIWGTKGYNLQVRGRNRKLPGYPLIDLGRGLNSTVDSSNLRHPKLPVKNKGDSGKGYLDLIYRDEAEAPVTIASHWLVPAVVAVTGLLLFLSFWRIRQKRRRRRKGSGSGRFANL; translated from the exons ATGATCAGACGCCAAACCTCCGCCTTCACTTCCTTCTCACTCtctttcctcttcctcctcgtttctctctctctcctccattTCAAACCCTCTCTTCTCCCTTCTCAACCGCTAACCCTAAGTCCCTCACAACCCAATTCAACTCTGCCCCAAACCCCTCCCCCTCGCAACAACTACATCGTCCGGTTTCTTCAGTACAAGCCTGCGGAGGAGCATCGGGATTATCTCGAGTCGAGCGTTCGATCCGACGGCTGGGAATGGATCGACCGGAAGAATCCGTCATCCAAGTACCCGACCGATTTCGGGTTGGTTTCGATCCAGGAGATTGCGAGGGAGAGGGTGATTGGGGAGATTAGGAAATTGGGGCTGGTGAAGGATGTAAATATGGACTTGACCTACAGGAGGGGTTTACTTGAGCAGAAGAGGAAGGGTAAGGCTGGCGCTGGGGGTAGGGACAGGGTTGGCGCTTTTGTCGACGGGAAGAAGCGACCAGGGAAGATTTTTACGGCGATGTCGTTTAGCGAGGGCGATGGCGAGGGGGAGTATTATTCTGCGATTAGCAATTCTTCGATTAGGTGGGGACGCCACTTTTTGATGCAG AAGTCTCAAGTTACTTCCTTGTTCGGAGCTGAAGTTCTGTGGTCAAAAGGTTATACTGGTGCAAAAGTCAAAATGGCCATCTTTGACACTGGCATTCGAGCTAATCATCCACATTTTCGTAATATCAAG GAGCGTACAAACTGGACCAATGAGGATACACTAAATGACAATCTCGGACATGGTACATTTGTTGCTGGTGTTATAGCTGGTGGAGATGCAGAGTGTCTTGGTTTTGCTCCAGATACAGAGATTTATGCTTTTCGTGTGTTTACTGATGCACAG GTATCATACACATCATGGTTCCTTGATGCGTTCAATTATGCCATGGCAACCAATATGGATGTACTCAATTTGAGTATAGGAGGACCTGATTACTTGGATCTCCCATTTGTAGAGAAG GTTTGGGAAATAACAgcaaataacataattatggTCTCGGCAATTGGAAATGATGGACCACTTTATGGTACTTTAAACAATCCAGCAGACCAAAGTGACGTCATCGGTGTTGGTGGCATTGACTACAATGACCACATAGCCTCATTTTCTTCACGTGGGATGAGTACTTGGGAGATCCCTCATGG TTATGGTCGTGTGAAGCCAGATGTCGTTGCCTATGGGCGAGAAATTATGGGTTCCAAGATCAGTACTGGTTGTAAAAGTTTATCAGGCACTAGTGTGGCAAGTCCCGTGGTTGCTGGTGTTGTATGCTTGCTTGTTAGTGTCATCCCCGAAAGCAGGCAGAAAGACATTTTAAATCCGGCAAGCATGAAACAAGCATTGGTTGAGGGAGCTGCTAAGCTTTCAGGTCCCAATATGTATGAGCAGGGTGCAGGCAGAGTTGATCT GTTAGAATCATTTGAAATCCTTAAGAACTACCAACCACGGGCAAGCATCTTCCCTGGTGTTCTGGATTACACAGATTGCCCTTATTCCTGGCCTTTTTGCCGTCAACCACTCTATGCAGGTGCCATGCCTGTCATCTTTAATGCCACTATTTTGAATGGGATGGGTGTAATTGGCTATGTTGAAAGTCCACCAACATGGCATCCTTCCAATGAGGAAGGGAATCTGTTAAGCATTCACTTTACTTATTCTGAGGTCATCTGGCCTTGGACTGGTTATTTAGCGCTTCACATGCAAATTAAGGAGGAAGGTTCCCAGTTTTCTGGAGAGATTGAGGGCAATGTAACTCTTCAGGTGTACAGTCCTCCAGCTCGAGGAGAGAATCGCCCTCGAATCAGTACATGTGTGCTTCACTTGAAGTTAAAAGTGGTCCCAACTCCAGCAAGGTCAAAACGTGTTTTATGGGATCAGTTCCACAGTATTAAATATCCTCCTGGTTATATTCCAAGAGATTCTCTCGATGTTCGTAATGACATTCTTGACTGGCATGGAGATCACCTGCATACGAATTTTCACATTATGTTCAACATGTTGCGAGATGCTGGATATTTTGTTGAAACTCTTGGTTCTCCTCTTACATGCTTTGATGCTCGCCAGTACGGGACACTTCTGCTGGTAGATCTCGAAGATGAGTACTTTGAGGAGGAGATTGAAAAGCTGAGAGATGATGTTATTAGTACCGGGTTGGGGCTTGCTGTATTTGCTGAGTGGTATAATGTGGAAACAATggtaaaaatgagattttttgatGATAATACACGCAGCTGGTGGACTCCAGTTACTGGAGGTGCAAATATTCCAGCACTTAATGATCTTTTGGCCCCATTTGGGATTGCTTTTGGAGATAAGATTCTTAATGGTGATTTTTCTATTGACGGTGAGCAGAGTCGATATGCGTCTGGAACAGATATAGTGAGGTTTCCGGCAGGTGGTTTTGTGCACAGTTTCCCTTTCCTGGATAGCTCAGAGAGTGGGGCCACTCAAAATGTATTGTTGACTTCAGGCATGACCAAG GCAGACTCTCCCATTCTTGGTCTTTTAGGTGTGGGTGATGGTCGGGTTGCAGTATATGGAGACTCCAATTGTTTGGACAGCAGCCACATGGTCACCAATTGTTATTGgcttttgagaaaaatattggaTTACACTAGCGGGAACATCAGAGATCCGGTGCTTTTCTCTGATTCAGTCAAACGAGATACACGCTTGCATGTAGAAGACAATCAATTACCTTTGCGCAGAACTGATGTTAATTTCTCTACTTATTCAGCTGTTGTGGGAAAGGAATTGATCTGCAGGAGTGACTCCAGATATGAAATTTGGGGGACTAAGGGCTACAATTTACAGGTTAGGGGAAGAAACAGAAAACTGCCTGGTTATCCTCTCATTGATTTGGGGAGAGGTTTAAATTCAACAGTAGACAGTTCCAATTTGAGGCATCCCAAGTTGCCTGTGAAAAATAAGGGTGATTCGGGAAAGGGATACTTGGACCTGATCTACCGGGATGAG GCTGAGGCACCAGTAACAATTGCTAGTCATTGGCTTGTTCCTGCGGTAGTTGCAGTAACTG gtcttcttttgtttttgagcTTTTGGCGAATTCGACAGAAGCGGCGCCGACGAAGGAAAGGATCTGGTTCTGGTCGTTTTGCCAATCTGTA
- the LOC108979365 gene encoding subtilisin-like protease SBT6.1 isoform X3: protein MIRRQTSAFTSFSLSFLFLLVSLSLLHFKPSLLPSQPLTLSPSQPNSTLPQTPPPRNNYIVRFLQYKPAEEHRDYLESSVRSDGWEWIDRKNPSSKYPTDFGLVSIQEIARERVIGEIRKLGLVKDVNMDLTYRRGLLEQKRKGKAGAGGRDRVGAFVDGKKRPGKIFTAMSFSEGDGEGEYYSAISNSSIRWGRHFLMQKSQVTSLFGAEVLWSKGYTGAKVKMAIFDTGIRANHPHFRNIKERTNWTNEDTLNDNLGHGTFVAGVIAGGDAECLGFAPDTEIYAFRVFTDAQVSYTSWFLDAFNYAMATNMDVLNLSIGGPDYLDLPFVEKVWEITANNIIMVSAIGNDGPLYGTLNNPADQSDVIGVGGIDYNDHIASFSSRGMSTWEIPHGYGRVKPDVVAYGREIMGSKISTGCKSLSGTSVASPVVAGVVCLLVSVIPESRQKDILNPASMKQALVEGAAKLSGPNMYEQGAGRVDLLESFEILKNYQPRASIFPGVLDYTDCPYSWPFCRQPLYAGAMPVIFNATILNGMGVIGYVESPPTWHPSNEEGNLLSIHFTYSEVIWPWTGYLALHMQIKEEGSQFSGEIEGNVTLQVYSPPARGENRPRISTCVLHLKLKVVPTPARSKRVLWDQFHSIKYPPGYIPRDSLDVRNDILDWHGDHLHTNFHIMFNMLRDAGYFVETLGSPLTCFDARQYGTLLLVDLEDEYFEEEIEKLRDDVISTGLGLAVFAEWYNVETMVKMRFFDDNTRSWWTPVTGGANIPALNDLLAPFGIAFGDKILNGDFSIDGEQSRYASGTDIVRFPAGGFVHSFPFLDSSESGATQNVLLTSGMTKADSPILGLLGVGDGRVAVYGDSNCLDSSHMVTNCYWLLRKILDYTSGNIRDPVLFSDSVKRDTRLHVEDNQLPLRRTDVNFSTYSAVVGKELICRSDSRYEIWGTKGYNLQVRGRNRKLPGYPLIDLGRGLNSTVDSSNLRHPKLPVKNKGDSGKGYLDLIYRDEAEAPVTIASHWLVPAVVAVTGQSSFVFELLANSTEAAPTKERIWFWSFCQSVVRN from the exons ATGATCAGACGCCAAACCTCCGCCTTCACTTCCTTCTCACTCtctttcctcttcctcctcgtttctctctctctcctccattTCAAACCCTCTCTTCTCCCTTCTCAACCGCTAACCCTAAGTCCCTCACAACCCAATTCAACTCTGCCCCAAACCCCTCCCCCTCGCAACAACTACATCGTCCGGTTTCTTCAGTACAAGCCTGCGGAGGAGCATCGGGATTATCTCGAGTCGAGCGTTCGATCCGACGGCTGGGAATGGATCGACCGGAAGAATCCGTCATCCAAGTACCCGACCGATTTCGGGTTGGTTTCGATCCAGGAGATTGCGAGGGAGAGGGTGATTGGGGAGATTAGGAAATTGGGGCTGGTGAAGGATGTAAATATGGACTTGACCTACAGGAGGGGTTTACTTGAGCAGAAGAGGAAGGGTAAGGCTGGCGCTGGGGGTAGGGACAGGGTTGGCGCTTTTGTCGACGGGAAGAAGCGACCAGGGAAGATTTTTACGGCGATGTCGTTTAGCGAGGGCGATGGCGAGGGGGAGTATTATTCTGCGATTAGCAATTCTTCGATTAGGTGGGGACGCCACTTTTTGATGCAG AAGTCTCAAGTTACTTCCTTGTTCGGAGCTGAAGTTCTGTGGTCAAAAGGTTATACTGGTGCAAAAGTCAAAATGGCCATCTTTGACACTGGCATTCGAGCTAATCATCCACATTTTCGTAATATCAAG GAGCGTACAAACTGGACCAATGAGGATACACTAAATGACAATCTCGGACATGGTACATTTGTTGCTGGTGTTATAGCTGGTGGAGATGCAGAGTGTCTTGGTTTTGCTCCAGATACAGAGATTTATGCTTTTCGTGTGTTTACTGATGCACAG GTATCATACACATCATGGTTCCTTGATGCGTTCAATTATGCCATGGCAACCAATATGGATGTACTCAATTTGAGTATAGGAGGACCTGATTACTTGGATCTCCCATTTGTAGAGAAG GTTTGGGAAATAACAgcaaataacataattatggTCTCGGCAATTGGAAATGATGGACCACTTTATGGTACTTTAAACAATCCAGCAGACCAAAGTGACGTCATCGGTGTTGGTGGCATTGACTACAATGACCACATAGCCTCATTTTCTTCACGTGGGATGAGTACTTGGGAGATCCCTCATGG TTATGGTCGTGTGAAGCCAGATGTCGTTGCCTATGGGCGAGAAATTATGGGTTCCAAGATCAGTACTGGTTGTAAAAGTTTATCAGGCACTAGTGTGGCAAGTCCCGTGGTTGCTGGTGTTGTATGCTTGCTTGTTAGTGTCATCCCCGAAAGCAGGCAGAAAGACATTTTAAATCCGGCAAGCATGAAACAAGCATTGGTTGAGGGAGCTGCTAAGCTTTCAGGTCCCAATATGTATGAGCAGGGTGCAGGCAGAGTTGATCT GTTAGAATCATTTGAAATCCTTAAGAACTACCAACCACGGGCAAGCATCTTCCCTGGTGTTCTGGATTACACAGATTGCCCTTATTCCTGGCCTTTTTGCCGTCAACCACTCTATGCAGGTGCCATGCCTGTCATCTTTAATGCCACTATTTTGAATGGGATGGGTGTAATTGGCTATGTTGAAAGTCCACCAACATGGCATCCTTCCAATGAGGAAGGGAATCTGTTAAGCATTCACTTTACTTATTCTGAGGTCATCTGGCCTTGGACTGGTTATTTAGCGCTTCACATGCAAATTAAGGAGGAAGGTTCCCAGTTTTCTGGAGAGATTGAGGGCAATGTAACTCTTCAGGTGTACAGTCCTCCAGCTCGAGGAGAGAATCGCCCTCGAATCAGTACATGTGTGCTTCACTTGAAGTTAAAAGTGGTCCCAACTCCAGCAAGGTCAAAACGTGTTTTATGGGATCAGTTCCACAGTATTAAATATCCTCCTGGTTATATTCCAAGAGATTCTCTCGATGTTCGTAATGACATTCTTGACTGGCATGGAGATCACCTGCATACGAATTTTCACATTATGTTCAACATGTTGCGAGATGCTGGATATTTTGTTGAAACTCTTGGTTCTCCTCTTACATGCTTTGATGCTCGCCAGTACGGGACACTTCTGCTGGTAGATCTCGAAGATGAGTACTTTGAGGAGGAGATTGAAAAGCTGAGAGATGATGTTATTAGTACCGGGTTGGGGCTTGCTGTATTTGCTGAGTGGTATAATGTGGAAACAATggtaaaaatgagattttttgatGATAATACACGCAGCTGGTGGACTCCAGTTACTGGAGGTGCAAATATTCCAGCACTTAATGATCTTTTGGCCCCATTTGGGATTGCTTTTGGAGATAAGATTCTTAATGGTGATTTTTCTATTGACGGTGAGCAGAGTCGATATGCGTCTGGAACAGATATAGTGAGGTTTCCGGCAGGTGGTTTTGTGCACAGTTTCCCTTTCCTGGATAGCTCAGAGAGTGGGGCCACTCAAAATGTATTGTTGACTTCAGGCATGACCAAG GCAGACTCTCCCATTCTTGGTCTTTTAGGTGTGGGTGATGGTCGGGTTGCAGTATATGGAGACTCCAATTGTTTGGACAGCAGCCACATGGTCACCAATTGTTATTGgcttttgagaaaaatattggaTTACACTAGCGGGAACATCAGAGATCCGGTGCTTTTCTCTGATTCAGTCAAACGAGATACACGCTTGCATGTAGAAGACAATCAATTACCTTTGCGCAGAACTGATGTTAATTTCTCTACTTATTCAGCTGTTGTGGGAAAGGAATTGATCTGCAGGAGTGACTCCAGATATGAAATTTGGGGGACTAAGGGCTACAATTTACAGGTTAGGGGAAGAAACAGAAAACTGCCTGGTTATCCTCTCATTGATTTGGGGAGAGGTTTAAATTCAACAGTAGACAGTTCCAATTTGAGGCATCCCAAGTTGCCTGTGAAAAATAAGGGTGATTCGGGAAAGGGATACTTGGACCTGATCTACCGGGATGAG GCTGAGGCACCAGTAACAATTGCTAGTCATTGGCTTGTTCCTGCGGTAGTTGCAGTAACTGGTCA gtcttcttttgtttttgagcTTTTGGCGAATTCGACAGAAGCGGCGCCGACGAAGGAAAGGATCTGGTTCTGGTCGTTTTGCCAATCTGTAGTAAGGAATTGA
- the LOC108979365 gene encoding subtilisin-like protease SBT6.1 isoform X2, with translation MIRRQTSAFTSFSLSFLFLLVSLSLLHFKPSLLPSQPLTLSPSQPNSTLPQTPPPRNNYIVRFLQYKPAEEHRDYLESSVRSDGWEWIDRKNPSSKYPTDFGLVSIQEIARERVIGEIRKLGLVKDVNMDLTYRRGLLEQKRKGKAGAGGRDRVGAFVDGKKRPGKIFTAMSFSEGDGEGEYYSAISNSSIRWGRHFLMQKSQVTSLFGAEVLWSKGYTGAKVKMAIFDTGIRANHPHFRNIKERTNWTNEDTLNDNLGHGTFVAGVIAGGDAECLGFAPDTEIYAFRVFTDAQVSYTSWFLDAFNYAMATNMDVLNLSIGGPDYLDLPFVEKVWEITANNIIMVSAIGNDGPLYGTLNNPADQSDVIGVGGIDYNDHIASFSSRGMSTWEIPHGYGRVKPDVVAYGREIMGSKISTGCKSLSGTSVASPVVAGVVCLLVSVIPESRQKDILNPASMKQALVEGAAKLSGPNMYEQGAGRVDLLESFEILKNYQPRASIFPGVLDYTDCPYSWPFCRQPLYAGAMPVIFNATILNGMGVIGYVESPPTWHPSNEEGNLLSIHFTYSEVIWPWTGYLALHMQIKEEGSQFSGEIEGNVTLQVYSPPARGENRPRISTCVLHLKLKVVPTPARSKRVLWDQFHSIKYPPGYIPRDSLDVRNDILDWHGDHLHTNFHIMFNMLRDAGYFVETLGSPLTCFDARQYGTLLLVDLEDEYFEEEIEKLRDDVISTGLGLAVFAEWYNVETMVKMRFFDDNTRSWWTPVTGGANIPALNDLLAPFGIAFGDKILNGDFSIDGEQSRYASGTDIVRFPAGGFVHSFPFLDSSESGATQNVLLTSGMTKTLPFLVF, from the exons ATGATCAGACGCCAAACCTCCGCCTTCACTTCCTTCTCACTCtctttcctcttcctcctcgtttctctctctctcctccattTCAAACCCTCTCTTCTCCCTTCTCAACCGCTAACCCTAAGTCCCTCACAACCCAATTCAACTCTGCCCCAAACCCCTCCCCCTCGCAACAACTACATCGTCCGGTTTCTTCAGTACAAGCCTGCGGAGGAGCATCGGGATTATCTCGAGTCGAGCGTTCGATCCGACGGCTGGGAATGGATCGACCGGAAGAATCCGTCATCCAAGTACCCGACCGATTTCGGGTTGGTTTCGATCCAGGAGATTGCGAGGGAGAGGGTGATTGGGGAGATTAGGAAATTGGGGCTGGTGAAGGATGTAAATATGGACTTGACCTACAGGAGGGGTTTACTTGAGCAGAAGAGGAAGGGTAAGGCTGGCGCTGGGGGTAGGGACAGGGTTGGCGCTTTTGTCGACGGGAAGAAGCGACCAGGGAAGATTTTTACGGCGATGTCGTTTAGCGAGGGCGATGGCGAGGGGGAGTATTATTCTGCGATTAGCAATTCTTCGATTAGGTGGGGACGCCACTTTTTGATGCAG AAGTCTCAAGTTACTTCCTTGTTCGGAGCTGAAGTTCTGTGGTCAAAAGGTTATACTGGTGCAAAAGTCAAAATGGCCATCTTTGACACTGGCATTCGAGCTAATCATCCACATTTTCGTAATATCAAG GAGCGTACAAACTGGACCAATGAGGATACACTAAATGACAATCTCGGACATGGTACATTTGTTGCTGGTGTTATAGCTGGTGGAGATGCAGAGTGTCTTGGTTTTGCTCCAGATACAGAGATTTATGCTTTTCGTGTGTTTACTGATGCACAG GTATCATACACATCATGGTTCCTTGATGCGTTCAATTATGCCATGGCAACCAATATGGATGTACTCAATTTGAGTATAGGAGGACCTGATTACTTGGATCTCCCATTTGTAGAGAAG GTTTGGGAAATAACAgcaaataacataattatggTCTCGGCAATTGGAAATGATGGACCACTTTATGGTACTTTAAACAATCCAGCAGACCAAAGTGACGTCATCGGTGTTGGTGGCATTGACTACAATGACCACATAGCCTCATTTTCTTCACGTGGGATGAGTACTTGGGAGATCCCTCATGG TTATGGTCGTGTGAAGCCAGATGTCGTTGCCTATGGGCGAGAAATTATGGGTTCCAAGATCAGTACTGGTTGTAAAAGTTTATCAGGCACTAGTGTGGCAAGTCCCGTGGTTGCTGGTGTTGTATGCTTGCTTGTTAGTGTCATCCCCGAAAGCAGGCAGAAAGACATTTTAAATCCGGCAAGCATGAAACAAGCATTGGTTGAGGGAGCTGCTAAGCTTTCAGGTCCCAATATGTATGAGCAGGGTGCAGGCAGAGTTGATCT GTTAGAATCATTTGAAATCCTTAAGAACTACCAACCACGGGCAAGCATCTTCCCTGGTGTTCTGGATTACACAGATTGCCCTTATTCCTGGCCTTTTTGCCGTCAACCACTCTATGCAGGTGCCATGCCTGTCATCTTTAATGCCACTATTTTGAATGGGATGGGTGTAATTGGCTATGTTGAAAGTCCACCAACATGGCATCCTTCCAATGAGGAAGGGAATCTGTTAAGCATTCACTTTACTTATTCTGAGGTCATCTGGCCTTGGACTGGTTATTTAGCGCTTCACATGCAAATTAAGGAGGAAGGTTCCCAGTTTTCTGGAGAGATTGAGGGCAATGTAACTCTTCAGGTGTACAGTCCTCCAGCTCGAGGAGAGAATCGCCCTCGAATCAGTACATGTGTGCTTCACTTGAAGTTAAAAGTGGTCCCAACTCCAGCAAGGTCAAAACGTGTTTTATGGGATCAGTTCCACAGTATTAAATATCCTCCTGGTTATATTCCAAGAGATTCTCTCGATGTTCGTAATGACATTCTTGACTGGCATGGAGATCACCTGCATACGAATTTTCACATTATGTTCAACATGTTGCGAGATGCTGGATATTTTGTTGAAACTCTTGGTTCTCCTCTTACATGCTTTGATGCTCGCCAGTACGGGACACTTCTGCTGGTAGATCTCGAAGATGAGTACTTTGAGGAGGAGATTGAAAAGCTGAGAGATGATGTTATTAGTACCGGGTTGGGGCTTGCTGTATTTGCTGAGTGGTATAATGTGGAAACAATggtaaaaatgagattttttgatGATAATACACGCAGCTGGTGGACTCCAGTTACTGGAGGTGCAAATATTCCAGCACTTAATGATCTTTTGGCCCCATTTGGGATTGCTTTTGGAGATAAGATTCTTAATGGTGATTTTTCTATTGACGGTGAGCAGAGTCGATATGCGTCTGGAACAGATATAGTGAGGTTTCCGGCAGGTGGTTTTGTGCACAGTTTCCCTTTCCTGGATAGCTCAGAGAGTGGGGCCACTCAAAATGTATTGTTGACTTCAGGCATGACCAAG ACTCTCCCATTCTTGGTCTTTTAG